A genomic segment from Antedon mediterranea chromosome 6, ecAntMedi1.1, whole genome shotgun sequence encodes:
- the LOC140051737 gene encoding uncharacterized protein, with protein sequence MMDAYGNSENLADENSMNLREQSERRPTAKALSISIATEVKLLSQTQRKAQEASSELEDVSSDEFEIQTALCKAKAALKEYSDAWCVLNKLYAQDRDGIHREDHLENENIYLTITNSIQASITSAMDRAHALALECQASKSAASRSSCRSIVSIKAQAVANAAAANKTAQFAEKMAKQKADLTAKEAEMEIKKAEARLEEIRREAQQRTEHAKAEAEFKVLEAKQAAAVENARVDAIQQEIQNGYGEIMTTPHQTSNDHALRFCNLTKPQPLMTQTQATTAQPTMPQNQSSSTTDLNALAEAFSSAFSMNRIPAPEPPIFDGDPLKYYDWNASFRWLIENKGISKADRIHYLKRYIGGPAKEVVSGYFLLQGEHAYENAKAVLEKRYGNPFIVSEAFRDKLDSWPRIQARDYNGLRRLSDFLNQCNIAMKEMKGLEVLNDSRENRKILQKLPDWLVNRWRRNAVSAMQIKGSYPTFNDFSTFLTTEAEIVCDPVTLIPENETKFTEKSSRYRNQSQTLATSISAMPSCFMCKMNNHHLSDCRAFARKPETEKQQYIKQNGLCFSCLQHGHVSRNCNQKSICKICQRRHPTSLHVKERDSAHEITEAQMQVIKLQETVTKKETLLQDLATKYAKKNDELAEIKEERDLVKGKSDDELAYMNKQLQQAVASNPSNISEQLALLHAELDETYGQQIVMIKSQLQERHQNEMQELQKKCEEDAETNNKIRDALEQNLKELQDQLDEKEMDLEACQNIQKDFEDQVALLNNHNKELTEKMEKEEDVTLQLHRELDEANQEIKKKTSELDERVTQFIDEKERLENEYRKRFEDESAHQEDIHRIALNQQRSEVVAEIDRKMKPKVEEVEDHFKVQFCTEKSDKENEFVQEFQNIRQQLAESHAEEIEAVTKKITDELTEKHEIMLEEETKKLFKGINDISEEKVSTEQNRNKDWIENQGKELKEQIVNIKVELQQVNKKNSKIQTVNLFFIVLVNIVNILPVLHYLCLFWQGWELRLNHR encoded by the coding sequence atgatggaCGCCTACGGTAACAGTGAAAACTTAGCTGATGAAAACTCAATGAATCTAAGAGAACAGAGTGAGAGACGCCCTACAGCTAAGGCCCTGTCAATTAGCATTGCTACTGAAGTAAAACTGTTGAGTCAAACTCAGAGAAAGGCTCAAGAAGCATCAAGTGAACTAGAAGATGTTTCAAGTGACGAATTTGAGATACAAACTGCATTATGCAAAGCTAAAGCTGCATTAAAGGAATATAGTGATGCTTGGTGCGTATTGAATAAATTGTATGCACAAGATAGAGATGGTATTCATCGCGAAGATCACCTGGAGAATGAGAACATATATCTCACCATTACCAACTCCATCCAAGCTAGTATAACAAGCGCTATGGATAGGGCACATGCATTAGCCCTGGAGTGTCAAGCCTCAAAATCTGCAGCATCAAGGAGTTCATGTCGATCTATTGTTAGCATTAAAGCTCAAGCTGTGGCGAATGCTGCTGCAGCCAACAAAACTGCTCAATTTGCTGAAAAAATGGCTAAACAGAAAGCAGACCTTACAGCAAAGGAAGCTgaaatggaaattaaaaaaGCAGAAGCAAGGCTTGAAGAAATAAGGCGGGAAGCACAGCAAAGAACAGAACATGCCAAAGCTGAAGCAGAGTTCAAAGTTTTAGAGGCTAAACAAGCTGCAGCTGTAGAGAATGCACGAGTTGATGCAATTCAACAGGAAATTCAGAACGGATATGGAGAAATTATGACCACACCACACCAAACCTCAAATGATCATGCACTAAGGTTTTGCAACCTAACCAAACCTCAACCTCTAATGACACAGACACAAGCAACAACAGCCCAACCGACAATGCCTCAAAATCAATCTAGCAGTACCACAGACTTAAACGCTTTAGCAGAAGCCTTTTCTTCAGCCTTCAGTATGAACCGCATACCAGCACCAGAGCCACCAATATTCGATGGCGATCCTCTTAAGTACTATGATTGGAACGCATCCTTTAGATGGTTAATCGAAAATAAAGGAATTTCTAAGGCAGACAGAATTCACTACCTTAAGAGATACATAGGAGGCCCAGCAAAGGAAGTTGTCAGTGGATACTTTCTGCTACAAGGTGAACATGCTTATGAAAACGCTAAAGCAGTTTTAGAAAAAAGATATGGAAATCCATTTATAGTTTCCGAAGCATTTAGAGACAAATTAGACAGCTGGCCAAGGATTCAAGCAAGAGATTACAATGGCCTTAGGCGACTCTCTGACTTTCTGAACCAATGCAACATAGCAATGAAGGAAATGAAAGGCTTAGAAGTTCTTAATGACAGCAGAGAAAACCGGAAAATTCTTCAAAAATTACCAGATTGGTTAGTGAATAGATGGCGAAGAAACGCAGTGAGCGCTATGCAAATCAAGGGTAGTTATCCAACATTCAATGACTTTTCCACATTTTTGACGACCGAAGCCGAAATTGTTTGCGATCCTGTTACCTTAATAccagaaaatgaaacaaaattcaCAGAAAAAAGTTCAAGATATCGAAACCAATCTCAAACGCTAGCCACCAGTATCAGTGCAATGCCATCATGCTTCATGTGTAAAATGAATAACCATCACCTAAGTGACTGCAGAGCGTTTGCCAGAAAACCTGAAACCGAAAAACAGCAATACATCAAGCAAAATGGTCTATGCTTCAGCTGCTTACAACATGGCCATGTGTCAAGGAACTGTAACCAGAAAAGTATTTGTAAAATTTGCCAAAGGAGACATCCAACAAGTCTCCATGTAAAGGAGAGAGATTCAGCTCACGAGATAACTGAAGCACAAATGCAGGTTATCAAGTTACAAGAGACCGTCACTAAGAAAGAGACACTATTGCAGGATTTAGCCACAAAGTATGCTAAGAAAAATGATGAGTTAGCAGAAATTAAAGAAGAAAGAGATCTGGTTAAAGGGAAATCAGATGACGAACTTGCTTATATGAACAAACAACTTCAACAGGCTGTAGCGTCTAATCCATCTAACATTAGTGAACAATTGGCTTTACTACATGCAGAACTTGATGAGACTTATGGACAACAAATTGTTATGATTAAGTCACAGCTGCAGGAAAGACACCAGAATGAAATGCAAGAATTGCAAAAGAAATGTGAAGAAGATGCTGAAACTAACAACAAAATTAGAGATGCATTAGAACAGAATTTAAAGGAACTCCAAGACCAATTAGATGAGAAAGAGATGGACTTAGAGGCTTGTCAGAACATCCAAAAAGACTTCGAAGATCAAGTTGCACTTCTTAATAATCACAACAAGGAACTAACAGAGAAAATGGAGAAAGAAGAAGATGTAACTTTGCAACTTCATCGAGAGCTTGATGAAGCTAACCaagaaataaagaagaaaacTTCAGAGTTAGATGAAAGAGTTACCCAGTTTATTGATGAAAAGGAAAGATTGGAAAATGAATATCGGAAAAGGTTTGAAGATGAAAGTGCCCATCAAGAAGATATCCATCGCATTGCATTAAACCAACAGCGTTCTGAAGTTGTTGCTGAAATTGATCGCAAAATGAAACCCAAAGTAGAAGAAGTTGAAGACCATTTCAAGGTTCAATTCTGTACTGAAAAATCGGACAAAGAGAACGAATTTGTTCAAGAATTCCAGAACATTCGACAGCAGTTAGCAGAATCTCATGCAGAAGAGATTGAAGCTGTTACAAAGAAAATCACAGATGAATTAACTGAAAAGCATGAGATTATGCTAGAGGAGGAAACGAAAAAGCTCTTCAAAGGAATAAATGATATATCTGAAGAGAAGGTATCAACGGAGCAGAATCGGAATAAAGATTGGATTGAAAATCAAGGAAAAGAATTAAAGgaacaaattgtaaatataaaagtCGAGCTTCAACAAGTGAACAAAAAGAATTCAAAAATACAAACTGTTAACTTATTCTTTATAGTTTTggtaaatattgttaatatactTCCAGTTTTGCATTACTTGTGTTTATTCTGGCAAGGGTGGGAGTTAAGGTTAAATCATAGATGA
- the LOC140051755 gene encoding uncharacterized protein, with protein sequence MVIVKACVVFLFTTMIAAAEFTALQEILSGKSAVSSKSDGLFASLQAKIPADPVGRSRKDKSNKPHRYILRILEPLVKNDTALEKGSTVYSFAAEKKSTCTDKHMFLIKLKPKGEKKNILKSELYISNRKPLQPSQFKNTNMSELVIMAYDVQDNDNCAKIGTFSLAEFGGEGWQTLDITSLLSQLTEELTKKAVLGLTFKVKSKRSDENNEIDYKNDWWNKLMSKKKMLQKRGRPFILVHVEDKSVDTSLTSPPFQRLSETVTSAINSRSARSVFVPNPKPINESNYYTYNMMSNEYPMAPVEVVKAPEQKFPEFLDQNSRRRKERKNKKRKNRRKNGIAPFGGEDTKPLSNDAEQIVNLQKTENEGYKNTEGLCSVRKLSVNFKDLGWDNFVIAPDLFTPNYCAGSCPYPLQKSLNPTNNALILGMVKSMGIPVPAPCCVPTKMSSISIVYLDDESNVSLRNYPNMQVESCGCM encoded by the exons ATGGTGATTGTGAAAGCGTGTGTGGTGTTTTTATTCACAACCATGATAGCCGCTGCAGAGTTTACGGCATTGCAGGAAATTCTCTCAGGAAAATCAGCGGTAAGCTCCAAGTCGGACGGCCTGTTTGCAAGCCTTCAGGCGAAAATCCCAGCAGACCCTGTTGGCCGATCAAGGAAAGACAAATCTAACAAACCACATCGCTACATTCTACGGATATTGGAACCTCTCGTAAAAAACGATACGGCGCTAGAAAAAGGCAGTACCGTATACAGTTTTGCAGCCGAAAAAA aaTCTACTTGCACTGACAAGCACATGTTTCTTATAAAGTTGAAACCAAAAGGCGAAAAGAAGAATATCCTTAAATCTGAGCTTTACATAAGTAATCGAAAACCGCTACAACCGTCGCAATTTAAAAATACCAACATGAGCGAACTTGTAATAATGGCCTACGATGTACAAGATAATGACAACTGCGCCAAAATCGGTACGTTTTCGTTAGCTGAGTTTGGGGGCGAAGGATGGCAAACGCTTGACATAACATCACTTCTTTCACAACTCACCGAAGAATTAACGAAGAAAGCAGTATTGGGACTAACATTCAAAGTAAAAAGCAAAAGGTCTGATGAAAATAACGAAATTGATTATAAAAACGACTGGTGGAATAAGTTGATgtcaaagaaaaaaatgttgcagAAGCGAGGACGACCATTTATTCTTGTTCACGTAGAAGACAAGTCTGTGGATACATCCCTGACGTCACCACCATTTCAACGATTATCAGAAACCGTGACAAGCGCCATCAACAGTCGATCAGCAAGGAGTGTTTTTGTTCCAAACCCAAAGCCAATCAACGAATCAAATTATTACACGTATAATATGATGTCCAACGAATATCCAATGGCACCTGTTGAAGTTGTAAAAGCACCAGAACAAAAATTTCCCGAATTTCTTGACCAAAATTCCAGGCGAAGGAAAgagagaaaaaacaaaaaacgtaAAAACAGGCGAAAGAATGGAATTGCTCCTTTTGGTGGTGAAGATACCAAACCTTTATCAAATGATGCAGAACAAATTGTTAATCTGCAAAAGACTGAAAATGAAGGATACAAAAACACAGAAGGACTATGCTCAGTTAGAAAATTGAGTGTTAATTTCAAAGATCTTGGTTGGGATAATTTTGTGATTGCTCCAGACTTGTTCACACCTAACTATTGTGCAGGCTCCTGTCCGTATCCACTTCAAAAG tcaCTGAATCCTACAAATAACGCACTGATCTTGGGCATGGTGAAGTCAATGGGGATCCCAGTGCCGGCGCCTTGCTGTGTACCAACCAAAATGTCATCAATCAGTATTGTATATTTGGACGATGAATCGAATGTATCACTGCGCAACTATCCAAACATGCAAGTGGAGTCGTGCGGTTGTATGTAG